Proteins encoded by one window of Roseibium sp. Sym1:
- the pap gene encoding polyphosphate:AMP phosphotransferase — MFESARLPQKMTKKAFKKLEPQLREALLEAQLPMVEKQPFSTLILVDGLDGAGKGEAVARLYGWMDARHLVCNAYGEPMDEARLRPPLWRYWRDLPAKGDTAIVFGSWYQSILRDWIYKKIDEDAFDKALIRIRRFEEMLANEDVLILKFWFYLPKKVQEERLETIQKKNAARHVLADWAALKHHKKASEAGEKIILETSKGHAPWFVIPSQDPEYRDSALAQTVAGAMKLKLEDGEPHSVAAPPVVGGLKRETAVDTIDLTETLEKEDYHALRDKYQKQLSELSDRKALSKTGVVLVFQGNDAAGKGGAIRRVIRPLDPRIYKVHPISAPSDEEKARPYLWRFWRRVPRKGHFAIFDRSWYERVLVERVEGFAGHDDWLRAYNEINEFEQELTDFGYIVQKFWLAISEEEQLRRFKAREEIAYKQHKITDEDWRNRLKWDQYAIAAGDMIDRTSTHYAPWTLVSSENKRHARIKVLKTICDRLEEVL; from the coding sequence GTGTTTGAATCCGCCCGTCTGCCGCAGAAAATGACCAAGAAGGCCTTCAAGAAGCTCGAGCCGCAATTGCGGGAAGCCTTGCTGGAAGCGCAGTTGCCGATGGTCGAGAAGCAGCCGTTTTCGACCCTGATCCTGGTCGACGGACTGGACGGTGCCGGCAAGGGCGAGGCGGTGGCCCGGCTCTATGGCTGGATGGATGCGCGTCACCTGGTCTGCAATGCCTATGGCGAACCGATGGACGAGGCCCGCCTGCGTCCGCCGCTGTGGCGCTACTGGCGCGACCTGCCGGCAAAGGGCGACACGGCCATTGTCTTCGGCAGCTGGTACCAGTCGATCTTGCGCGACTGGATCTACAAGAAGATCGACGAGGATGCCTTCGACAAGGCGCTGATACGGATCCGGCGCTTCGAGGAAATGCTCGCCAACGAGGACGTGCTGATCCTGAAATTCTGGTTCTACCTGCCCAAGAAGGTGCAGGAAGAGCGGCTGGAGACCATCCAGAAAAAGAACGCCGCCCGTCATGTGCTGGCGGACTGGGCGGCGCTGAAACACCACAAGAAGGCCAGCGAGGCCGGTGAGAAGATCATCCTGGAAACCAGCAAGGGCCACGCGCCCTGGTTCGTGATCCCCTCCCAGGACCCGGAATACCGGGATTCCGCCCTTGCCCAGACGGTGGCCGGGGCCATGAAGCTCAAGCTGGAGGACGGCGAACCGCACTCGGTCGCTGCCCCGCCCGTTGTCGGCGGCCTGAAACGCGAGACGGCGGTCGACACGATCGACCTGACCGAAACGCTGGAAAAGGAAGATTATCACGCGCTGCGCGACAAGTATCAGAAGCAGCTTTCCGAACTCTCCGACCGCAAGGCCCTGTCGAAGACCGGTGTCGTGCTGGTGTTCCAGGGCAACGACGCCGCCGGCAAGGGTGGCGCGATCCGCCGGGTGATCCGCCCGCTCGACCCGCGCATCTACAAGGTCCACCCGATTTCCGCGCCGTCAGACGAGGAAAAGGCCCGGCCCTACCTGTGGCGTTTCTGGCGTCGGGTGCCGCGAAAGGGCCATTTCGCCATCTTCGACCGCTCCTGGTACGAACGCGTGCTGGTGGAACGGGTCGAGGGCTTTGCCGGTCACGACGACTGGCTGCGCGCCTATAACGAGATCAACGAATTCGAGCAGGAACTGACCGATTTCGGCTATATCGTCCAGAAATTCTGGCTGGCGATCTCCGAGGAGGAACAGCTCCGCCGGTTCAAGGCGCGCGAGGAGATTGCCTACAAGCAGCACAAGATCACCGACGAGGACTGGCGCAACCGCCTCAAATGGGACCAGTACGCGATTGCCGCCGGCGACATGATCGACCGCACCTCGACCCACTACGCCCCCTGGACCCTGGTCTCATCGGAAAACAAGCGCCACGCCCGCATCAAGGTGCTGAAGACGATCTGTGACCGGCTGGAGGAAGTGCTTTAG
- a CDS encoding GlxA family transcriptional regulator, giving the protein MDSLRSSRKIDVLLFDGVNLLDVAGPVQAFEAANLAGRARYQTRFVSLDGKPVHACCGLKLTPDARLAPEARGYDLLIPGGKGVDDLLGKPGCLKTIRRRAGGDGRTLSVCSGALVLAAAGVLDGHRATTHWSRLEDTRKYPSVLWDLDRISISQGNVHTSAGVTTGIDLALAIIQADCGPAAALAVARELIVQLRRTGGQSQYAFHLAGQFTGEDALASLIERIVTEPHLDWSLETMADTAGMNPRTLSRRFKRDVHDSPAQFVEKIRVEHARSLLQDDLPLKSVAVKSGFGDLQRMRRAFQRHFGVQLSEYRTMFA; this is encoded by the coding sequence ATGGACAGCCTACGCTCGTCCCGGAAAATCGATGTCCTGCTGTTTGACGGCGTCAACCTGCTCGACGTCGCCGGGCCGGTTCAGGCGTTTGAAGCGGCGAACCTTGCCGGCCGCGCCCGATACCAAACCCGCTTTGTGTCGCTCGACGGCAAACCCGTTCACGCCTGTTGCGGTTTGAAGCTGACCCCGGACGCGAGGCTTGCGCCTGAGGCCCGCGGATATGATCTCCTGATCCCGGGCGGCAAAGGGGTCGATGATCTGCTTGGCAAGCCCGGGTGCCTCAAAACCATCCGGCGGCGCGCTGGTGGAGACGGGAGAACCCTCTCCGTATGTTCCGGTGCGCTGGTCCTCGCGGCGGCGGGTGTTCTGGACGGACACCGGGCGACGACCCACTGGTCGCGGCTGGAGGACACGCGCAAATACCCTTCGGTCCTGTGGGACCTCGACCGGATCAGCATTTCGCAGGGCAACGTCCACACGTCGGCCGGCGTCACGACCGGCATCGACCTGGCGCTCGCCATCATCCAGGCCGATTGCGGACCGGCTGCCGCGCTGGCCGTGGCCCGGGAACTGATCGTGCAGCTCAGGCGCACCGGCGGGCAGAGCCAGTATGCCTTTCACCTGGCCGGTCAGTTCACCGGCGAAGACGCCTTGGCAAGTCTGATCGAGCGGATCGTGACCGAGCCGCATCTGGACTGGTCACTGGAGACCATGGCCGACACGGCAGGGATGAACCCGCGCACGCTTTCCCGGCGCTTCAAGCGCGATGTCCATGACAGCCCGGCGCAATTCGTCGAGAAAATCCGGGTCGAACACGCGCGAAGCCTCCTGCAGGACGACCTGCCTCTCAAGAGTGTTGCCGTGAAAAGCGGCTTCGGCGACCTGCAGCGGATGCGGCGCGCCTTTCAACGGCATTTCGGCGTGCAACTCAGCGAATACCGGACCATGTTCGCATGA
- a CDS encoding bifunctional protein tyrosine phosphatase family protein/NAD(P)/FAD-dependent oxidoreductase, producing MKAINSQISVAPQIRPEDLTDYAQQGFRSIICNRPDGEGADQPVFEEIETAAKKLGLEARYLPIVAGKVSDQDAEDFGDLLDSLPKPVLAYCRTGTRSATLWSLSQAEKQPLADILAQTKTAGYDMAGVVRRIANGGRTPTESAEDARFDVVIVGGGAAGISVASSLLARKSDLDIAIIDPADVHYYQPGWTMVGGGIFDAADTAKTMGSLIPKGVHWIKSAVAAFEPKDNAVLLDGCRVVKYGRLVVCPGLKLDWHKIDGLVDTLGKNGVTSNYRYDLAPYTWQLVQGLQKGKALFTQPPMPIKCAGAPQKAMYLSGDHWLKSGRIGDIDIQFMNAGGVLFGVKDYVPALMDYVERYGADLNFFHNLIAVDGPAKKAVFEVKEPEKDARTIEVDFDMMHVTPPQTAPDFIRVSPLADAAGWVDVDQATLRHATYDNIWSLGDVMNAPNAKTAAAARKQAPVVAENIVSDIHGHSATAQYDGYGSCPLTVERGKIVLAEFGYGGTLLPSFPRWLVDGTRPTRTAWLLKERILPPVYWRAMLRGKEWMAKPEKISAA from the coding sequence ATGAAAGCGATCAATTCCCAGATTTCGGTGGCGCCGCAGATCCGGCCCGAGGACCTTACGGACTATGCCCAGCAGGGCTTCCGCTCGATCATCTGCAACCGGCCTGACGGCGAAGGGGCCGATCAGCCGGTTTTCGAGGAAATCGAAACCGCCGCGAAGAAGCTCGGACTCGAGGCGCGGTATCTTCCGATCGTCGCCGGCAAGGTGTCCGATCAGGATGCCGAGGATTTCGGTGACCTGCTGGACAGCTTGCCGAAGCCGGTGCTTGCCTATTGCCGGACCGGAACACGCTCGGCAACGCTCTGGTCCCTGTCCCAGGCAGAAAAGCAGCCGCTGGCCGACATCCTCGCCCAGACCAAAACCGCCGGCTACGACATGGCCGGGGTCGTGCGCCGCATTGCCAATGGTGGCCGCACCCCGACGGAGAGTGCCGAAGATGCCAGGTTCGACGTTGTCATCGTCGGTGGCGGTGCCGCGGGGATTTCGGTCGCCTCGAGCCTGCTCGCGCGCAAGTCCGATCTGGACATCGCCATCATCGATCCGGCGGACGTGCATTATTACCAACCCGGCTGGACCATGGTCGGCGGCGGCATATTCGATGCCGCCGACACGGCCAAGACGATGGGGTCCCTGATTCCGAAAGGCGTGCACTGGATCAAGTCCGCCGTCGCCGCCTTCGAACCGAAGGACAATGCAGTCCTTCTCGACGGTTGCCGGGTGGTCAAATACGGCCGGCTGGTGGTTTGCCCGGGGCTGAAACTCGACTGGCACAAGATCGACGGTCTGGTCGACACGCTCGGCAAGAACGGCGTGACGTCCAACTACCGCTACGACCTGGCGCCCTATACCTGGCAGCTCGTCCAGGGCCTGCAAAAGGGCAAGGCGCTGTTCACCCAGCCGCCGATGCCGATCAAATGCGCCGGCGCGCCGCAGAAAGCGATGTACCTGTCGGGAGACCACTGGCTGAAATCCGGCCGGATCGGCGATATCGACATCCAGTTCATGAATGCCGGAGGTGTGCTGTTCGGCGTCAAGGACTACGTGCCGGCACTGATGGACTACGTGGAACGCTACGGTGCGGACCTCAATTTCTTCCATAACCTGATTGCCGTCGACGGTCCGGCGAAGAAGGCCGTCTTCGAGGTCAAGGAGCCGGAGAAGGACGCGCGCACAATCGAAGTCGATTTCGACATGATGCATGTGACGCCGCCGCAGACCGCACCCGATTTCATCCGGGTCTCGCCGCTCGCGGACGCCGCCGGCTGGGTCGATGTCGACCAGGCAACCCTGCGCCACGCGACGTATGACAACATCTGGTCGCTCGGCGACGTCATGAACGCGCCGAATGCAAAGACGGCGGCGGCGGCCCGCAAGCAGGCGCCGGTTGTTGCCGAGAACATCGTCTCCGACATCCATGGCCACAGCGCCACGGCGCAATATGACGGTTACGGTTCCTGTCCGCTCACGGTCGAGCGCGGCAAGATTGTTCTCGCCGAATTCGGCTATGGCGGTACGCTGTTGCCGAGCTTTCCGCGTTGGCTGGTGGACGGGACCAGGCCGACGCGGACTGCATGGCTCCTCAAGGAGCGGATCCTGCCACCCGTTTACTGGCGCGCCATGCTGCGCGGCAAGGAATGGATGGCCAAGCCGGAAAAAATATCGGCAGCTTAA
- a CDS encoding YeeE/YedE family protein — translation MTEFTPLLSFLGGTLIGLATVALMAVHGRVAGINGIASGFLTTTLNQDWAWRAAFLAGMIASPLILLGVTGQLPEITVPSSPLLLVVGGFLTGIGTTYGSGCTSGHGVCGISRLSARSITATATFMATAVATVFLTRHVFGG, via the coding sequence ATGACCGAATTCACACCTCTTCTCAGCTTCCTTGGCGGGACGCTGATCGGCCTTGCCACCGTAGCCCTCATGGCCGTCCACGGCCGTGTTGCCGGCATCAACGGCATTGCCAGCGGCTTCCTGACCACCACTCTCAACCAGGACTGGGCCTGGCGCGCCGCCTTTCTGGCCGGCATGATCGCCAGTCCGCTGATCCTGCTCGGGGTGACCGGCCAGCTGCCTGAAATCACCGTTCCGTCCTCGCCGCTGCTTCTGGTGGTTGGCGGTTTCCTCACCGGGATCGGCACCACCTATGGCTCCGGCTGCACCAGCGGCCACGGTGTCTGCGGCATTTCACGCCTGTCGGCGCGATCCATCACCGCGACCGCGACCTTCATGGCGACCGCCGTCGCGACGGTCTTCCTCACACGCCACGTCTTCGGAGGCTAA
- a CDS encoding DUF6691 family protein: MKLLSAFTFGLLFGCGILISGMGNPAKVLNFFDIAGTWDPSLAFVMGGALLVTAIGYRLVFRMRAPLLAEVFSLPTRTDLDLKLIGGSAVFGIGWGLSGFCPGGLIPVLGLGADPLITALAIAAGILTARWMITLGNRTQPAKA; this comes from the coding sequence ATGAAACTTCTTTCAGCTTTCACGTTCGGCCTCCTGTTCGGCTGCGGCATCCTCATCTCCGGCATGGGCAATCCGGCCAAGGTGCTGAACTTCTTCGATATTGCCGGTACATGGGACCCGAGCCTCGCTTTCGTGATGGGTGGTGCCCTGCTTGTCACGGCCATCGGATACCGACTTGTGTTCCGGATGCGCGCACCGCTGCTCGCCGAGGTCTTCAGCCTGCCGACACGGACGGATCTCGACCTGAAACTGATCGGCGGCTCGGCGGTTTTCGGTATAGGCTGGGGCCTTAGCGGCTTCTGTCCGGGCGGGCTCATTCCCGTGCTCGGACTTGGAGCCGATCCCCTGATCACTGCACTCGCCATCGCGGCCGGTATCCTCACCGCGCGCTGGATGATCACCCTGGGCAACCGTACCCAACCGGCCAAGGCCTGA
- a CDS encoding DUF1272 domain-containing protein yields the protein MLELRPNCELCDRDLPHDSLEARICTYECTYCAECVETVLHDVCPTCGGNFAPRPIRPRASYRESLKLGLQNNPASTKRVHSRWERGQLEDLCDRLKTTPPAGR from the coding sequence ATGCTTGAACTCAGACCGAATTGCGAACTCTGCGACCGCGACCTGCCGCATGACTCGCTCGAGGCGCGCATTTGCACCTACGAATGCACCTACTGCGCCGAGTGCGTGGAGACTGTCCTTCACGATGTCTGTCCGACATGCGGCGGAAATTTTGCACCCCGTCCCATCAGGCCACGGGCATCCTACAGGGAGAGCCTCAAGCTGGGATTGCAGAACAACCCGGCGTCCACAAAGCGGGTGCATTCCAGATGGGAGCGAGGGCAGCTCGAAGACCTGTGCGACAGGCTGAAGACCACGCCCCCGGCCGGTCGCTAA
- a CDS encoding bifunctional DedA family/phosphatase PAP2 family protein, with the protein MTEYIDPVLTFIADNPGLAGLICFLAAMGEALFIIGLFVPTTVVLVGAGTLVGLGKLDPVPLFIWTTLGATAGDAISYWIGYTFKDRIRTMWPLNKYAHMVESGEKFFKQHGGKSVFIGRFVPGVKSVVPGIAGMAGMNFSRFSVVNVTSAFAWTVVHIAPGIIAGSALGAIGEISGRLALVLGALLFVIFLIVMLGRWLILIVLPLFPNAHAAIVKGFAKRPDRVSQWIARNFDPAHPRSAGMLASTLLLLITVPAFFWIVGEVAPGEPMVRADLAILNLFDSLRTPAGDRIMVFMTSLGDGVVVAAVTFAVALYLFARKAWRRGTGFIIAMAGTALFVPLFKLLLHRSRPIELYAGADAYSFPSGHATLTAVLFGICAVLVAHDLNRWAKASIFTVTAAFVITIGFSRIYLGAHWMSDVLAGLLFGTAMVSAFAFVFGPIHNEKIGRATVAGIVALTLAVFGGWHLERTYDTALRTYEPRSNKEVLTAIGWREAGWRSLPARRIELNGDREEPLVIQYSGSLDRFAKSAEQAGWRQPPKWSLSTAGGFVEGKTPPDSLPILPRSQNGRQPDLVLIRRDTDEAGGRWVLRLWPSRYELLDTGKLHPLYLGSVVHEDILRPMGEFSGPRTNLHVPDPADNPALLLPGAVTRKREDGTEVVLGSDYGRLAPLAPNARQPEKPAANQRGR; encoded by the coding sequence GTGACCGAATATATTGATCCCGTTCTGACCTTCATCGCGGACAACCCCGGCCTGGCAGGCCTGATCTGCTTTCTTGCCGCGATGGGCGAGGCGCTGTTCATCATCGGCCTGTTCGTTCCGACCACGGTTGTTCTGGTGGGCGCGGGCACGCTGGTCGGGCTCGGCAAGCTGGATCCGGTGCCGCTGTTCATCTGGACGACGCTCGGCGCGACCGCGGGCGACGCCATTTCCTACTGGATCGGCTACACGTTCAAGGACAGGATCCGGACGATGTGGCCGCTCAACAAATACGCCCACATGGTGGAAAGCGGCGAGAAGTTCTTCAAGCAGCATGGCGGCAAGAGCGTCTTCATCGGCCGGTTCGTCCCGGGTGTGAAGTCCGTCGTTCCGGGCATCGCCGGCATGGCCGGCATGAACTTCAGCCGCTTTTCCGTCGTCAACGTCACCTCGGCCTTTGCCTGGACCGTCGTCCACATCGCACCGGGCATCATCGCCGGGTCCGCGCTCGGCGCCATCGGCGAGATCAGCGGCCGCCTGGCGCTGGTCCTGGGCGCACTCCTGTTCGTGATCTTCCTGATCGTCATGCTGGGCCGCTGGCTGATCCTGATCGTCCTGCCGCTGTTCCCGAACGCGCATGCGGCCATCGTCAAGGGCTTCGCCAAACGCCCGGACCGGGTGTCGCAATGGATCGCGCGCAACTTCGATCCGGCCCATCCGCGCTCGGCCGGCATGCTGGCCTCCACCCTGCTGCTGCTGATCACCGTGCCGGCCTTTTTCTGGATCGTCGGCGAGGTCGCGCCCGGCGAGCCGATGGTCAGGGCGGATCTTGCGATCCTCAATCTGTTCGACAGCCTGCGCACGCCGGCCGGCGACAGGATCATGGTGTTCATGACCTCGCTGGGCGACGGTGTCGTGGTCGCGGCCGTCACCTTTGCGGTTGCCCTTTACCTGTTCGCGCGCAAGGCCTGGCGGCGCGGCACCGGGTTCATCATCGCCATGGCCGGCACGGCCCTGTTCGTGCCGCTGTTCAAGCTGCTGCTGCATCGCTCGCGGCCGATAGAGCTTTACGCCGGCGCGGACGCTTACTCCTTTCCGAGCGGCCACGCGACGCTGACCGCGGTGCTGTTCGGCATCTGCGCGGTGCTGGTCGCCCATGACCTCAACCGCTGGGCCAAGGCGAGCATCTTCACGGTCACCGCCGCTTTCGTCATCACGATCGGCTTTTCCCGTATCTATCTTGGCGCCCACTGGATGTCGGACGTGCTGGCCGGGCTGCTGTTCGGCACGGCCATGGTCTCCGCCTTCGCCTTCGTGTTCGGACCGATCCACAACGAGAAGATCGGACGGGCAACGGTCGCCGGGATCGTCGCGCTGACGCTCGCCGTATTCGGCGGCTGGCATCTCGAGCGCACCTATGACACGGCCTTGCGAACCTATGAACCCAGGTCGAACAAGGAAGTGCTGACGGCAATTGGCTGGCGGGAGGCCGGCTGGCGGTCCCTGCCGGCACGCCGGATCGAACTCAACGGCGACCGGGAGGAGCCGCTGGTGATCCAGTATTCCGGGTCGCTCGACCGGTTCGCCAAGTCAGCCGAACAGGCGGGCTGGAGGCAACCGCCGAAATGGTCGCTGTCGACGGCAGGCGGCTTTGTCGAAGGCAAGACCCCGCCCGATTCCCTGCCCATCCTGCCGCGCAGCCAGAACGGCCGCCAGCCGGACCTGGTGCTGATCCGCCGGGACACGGACGAGGCCGGCGGCCGCTGGGTGCTCAGGCTGTGGCCCAGCCGCTACGAGCTACTCGACACCGGAAAACTGCACCCGCTTTACCTTGGCAGTGTCGTGCACGAGGACATCCTGAGGCCGATGGGCGAGTTCTCCGGCCCGCGCACCAACCTTCACGTCCCCGATCCCGCGGACAACCCGGCGCTGCTGCTGCCGGGCGCGGTGACCCGCAAGCGCGAAGACGGCACCGAGGTGGTGCTGGGCTCCGACTACGGCCGCCTTGCGCCGCTTGCTCCCAATGCAAGGCAGCCTGAAAAGCCAGCGGCCAACCAGCGGGGTCGCTAG
- a CDS encoding MBL fold metallo-hydrolase, which yields MSNSNYPVDMTVEPEVTAFFDPATNTISYVVKDPASKSCAVVDSVMDIDYAAGRITYDHADEIIAFIQKNELELEWLIETHVHADHLSAAPYIQQKLGGKLGIGDRITVVQETFGKVFNEGTEFQRDGSQFDKLFQDGDTYQIGEMTAFAMYTPGHTPACMVHVMGNAAFVGDTLFMPDGGSARADFPGGDAATLYESIQKVLALPDAMRLFMCHDYGPNGRDIQWETTVGAEKEHNIHVGGGKTKEDFVRFRTERDAQLDMPKLIIPSLQVNMRAGKLPPADESGKTFLKVPVNGL from the coding sequence ATGAGCAATTCGAATTATCCGGTCGACATGACCGTCGAGCCCGAGGTCACCGCCTTCTTCGACCCGGCAACCAACACAATCAGTTACGTGGTCAAGGATCCGGCTTCGAAATCATGCGCGGTCGTCGACAGCGTCATGGACATCGACTACGCGGCCGGACGCATCACCTATGACCATGCCGACGAGATCATCGCCTTCATCCAGAAGAACGAGCTGGAACTGGAATGGCTGATCGAGACCCATGTCCATGCCGATCACCTGTCGGCCGCGCCCTATATCCAGCAGAAGCTGGGTGGCAAGCTGGGCATTGGCGACAGGATCACCGTGGTTCAGGAGACCTTCGGCAAGGTCTTCAACGAAGGCACCGAGTTCCAACGGGACGGCAGCCAGTTCGACAAGCTGTTCCAGGATGGCGACACCTACCAGATCGGTGAAATGACCGCCTTCGCCATGTACACGCCCGGGCACACCCCGGCCTGCATGGTACACGTGATGGGCAACGCCGCCTTTGTCGGTGACACCCTGTTCATGCCGGATGGCGGCTCGGCACGCGCGGATTTCCCCGGCGGCGATGCGGCAACGCTTTACGAAAGCATCCAGAAAGTGCTCGCCTTGCCGGATGCCATGCGCCTGTTCATGTGCCACGACTACGGCCCGAACGGCCGGGATATCCAATGGGAAACCACCGTCGGCGCGGAAAAGGAACACAACATTCATGTCGGCGGCGGCAAGACGAAGGAAGACTTTGTCCGCTTCCGCACCGAACGGGACGCCCAGCTCGACATGCCGAAGCTGATCATCCCGTCGCTGCAGGTCAACATGCGCGCCGGCAAGCTGCCGCCGGCCGACGAAAGCGGCAAGACCTTTCTGAAAGTGCCGGTCAACGGCCTTTGA
- a CDS encoding MFS transporter: MKRVLSGANRNFLSLLLSNTILGAAMPMLLILGGLSGLMLAPDPALATLPASVQTLAGLFAAAPFSLLMGRVGRRLGFVVGGLAAGTGALAATYAMFAQSFALLCAAHFALGAGLVSFQYFRFAAGEAVNPRWQPVAISLMLTSGLIAAIGGPQLFIVARDALAPVPLAGAYASLAVIACVGIVPLAAVRLPVPARTHVQEGAGRFASLAALRRRPIRRAVAIAAVSQGVMIFLMIPTPLAMIGNGFGEDHASDVIRWHIVAMFAPSFFTGFLIQRFGAQTIAVTGLATLIASGLAAAAGLSSAHFYGALILLGLGWNFGFIGGTSMLASAVTEAEKAAVQGVNDTMIALVSTICAFAAGLVISGLGWAFLAVLSIGLVVLAIGTLVLDKTARLEPLPAKGELDA; the protein is encoded by the coding sequence ATGAAACGTGTTTTGTCTGGTGCGAACAGGAATTTCCTGAGCCTGCTTTTGTCCAACACGATCCTGGGGGCGGCGATGCCCATGCTGCTGATCCTGGGCGGGCTGTCGGGTCTCATGCTGGCGCCCGATCCCGCCTTGGCGACACTGCCCGCGTCGGTCCAGACACTGGCAGGACTGTTTGCCGCCGCGCCCTTTTCCCTGCTCATGGGCCGTGTCGGCCGCCGGCTGGGTTTTGTCGTCGGAGGTCTGGCGGCGGGTACGGGCGCACTTGCGGCGACCTATGCCATGTTTGCGCAAAGTTTCGCGCTGCTGTGCGCGGCGCATTTCGCACTGGGGGCCGGGCTCGTATCGTTTCAGTATTTCCGGTTCGCCGCGGGAGAGGCCGTCAACCCTAGATGGCAACCCGTGGCAATTTCCCTGATGCTGACCTCGGGCCTGATCGCGGCAATAGGCGGCCCGCAATTGTTCATTGTCGCCAGGGACGCCCTGGCGCCCGTTCCGCTGGCCGGGGCCTATGCCTCCCTTGCGGTCATAGCCTGCGTCGGCATTGTTCCGCTTGCGGCCGTGAGGCTGCCGGTACCGGCGCGCACGCATGTTCAGGAAGGCGCCGGCCGGTTTGCGTCCCTGGCTGCCCTGCGCCGCAGGCCCATTCGCCGCGCCGTTGCGATCGCGGCGGTTTCCCAGGGCGTCATGATCTTCCTGATGATCCCGACACCCCTGGCCATGATCGGAAACGGATTCGGCGAGGACCACGCCAGTGACGTCATCCGCTGGCATATCGTGGCCATGTTCGCGCCGAGCTTTTTCACGGGTTTCCTGATCCAGCGCTTCGGTGCGCAGACCATCGCGGTCACTGGACTGGCGACGCTCATTGCGTCTGGTCTGGCGGCAGCGGCAGGGCTTTCGTCGGCCCACTTCTACGGCGCCCTGATCCTGCTGGGACTTGGCTGGAATTTCGGTTTCATCGGGGGCACGTCCATGTTGGCCAGCGCCGTGACAGAGGCGGAAAAAGCCGCCGTTCAGGGGGTCAATGACACGATGATTGCCCTTGTCTCGACGATTTGCGCGTTTGCAGCGGGTCTCGTCATTTCAGGTCTGGGATGGGCGTTCCTCGCAGTCCTGTCGATCGGCCTTGTCGTCCTCGCGATTGGCACACTTGTCCTCGACAAGACCGCACGGTTGGAACCGTTGCCTGCCAAGGGAGAATTGGATGCTTGA